One region of Triticum aestivum cultivar Chinese Spring chromosome 6B, IWGSC CS RefSeq v2.1, whole genome shotgun sequence genomic DNA includes:
- the LOC123138133 gene encoding uncharacterized protein, producing the protein MGAARGGVAALLVAALLLGAFAPPASAASYPAKVVSGFLSNAASAVLKRLWSLKSTVKTASAAKSMVKYEGGYTVETVFDGSKLGIEPYAVEVTQGGELLVMDSMNSNIYRIALPLSRYSRPKLVAGSPEGIPGHIDGRLREAKMNHPKGFTVDGRGNIYVADAMNMAVRKISDTGVTTIAGGKSSRGGHVDGPSDDAKFSTDFEVRYIASSCSLLVIDRGNQAIREIQLNFDDCVYQYEAGFPLGVALLLAAAFFGYMLALLQRRVLGMVSTEDELQTPMKASIASIPPYQIQKPLKPSLRPPLIPNEDESEKQEVEEGFFTSLGKLIGGANSSVAEIVGAAFSRKKRPNVHQYQQGRASPWPVQESYAIPRDETPPVVDTRTPTPRKNYAFMSKEPEKIHHIRQGRAPYNGWNNGESPQQQQQQQQQVHHQQYLQHNRQYSLGPQTFYEPSCEATNEIVFGAVQEVDSARRAVEIKPVNHCDAVAYEQSGLRYRSGGYMG; encoded by the exons ATGGGTGCCGCAAGGGGAGGCGTCGCGGCGCTGCTCGTGGCCGCGCTCCTGCTCGGCGCCTTCGCCCCTCCGGCGTCCGCGGCGTCGTACCCCGCAA AGGTGGTGAGCGGCTTCCTCTCCAATGCGGCGTCGGCGGTGTTGAAGCGGCTGTGGTCGCTCAAATCGACGGTCAAGACAG CGAGTGCAGCCAAATCCATGGTCAAGTACGAGGGCGGCTACACCGTGGAGACGGTCTTCGACGGCAGCAAGCTGGGGATCGAGCCGTACGCCGTGGAGGTCACCCAGGGTGGCGAGCTGCTCGTCATGGATTCCATGAACAGCAACATCTACCGGATCGCGCTGCCGCTGTCCCGAT ATAGCAGACCAAAGCTTGTTGCTGGTTCACCAGAAGGAATTCCTGGTCATATTGATGGGAGGCTGCGAGAGGCGAAGATGAACCATCCAAAGGGATTTACGGTGGACGGCAGGGGTAACATATATGTGGCTGATGCTATGAACATGGCTGTTAGAAAGATCAGTGATACAG GAGTTACAACTATTGCTGGTGGGAAATCAAGCAGAGGAGGGCATGTTGATGGACCAAGTGATGATGCAAAATTCTCTACTGATTTTGAAGTCCGTTACATTGCCAGTAGCTGCTCCCTTTTGGTGATTGACAGAGGAAATCAAGCTATTCGGGAGATTCAGCTCAACTTTGATGACTGTGTGTACCAGTATGAAGCTGGTTTTCCTCTAG GAGTAGCACTGCTTCTTGCTGCTGCTTTCTTCGGCTACATGCTTGCATTGCTCCAACGCCGGGTTTTAGGGATGGTATCAACAGAAGAT GAACTCCAGACTCCAATGAAAGCCAGCATCGCAAGCATCCCTCCATACCAGATTCAGAAGCCGCTAAAGCCTTCCCTTCGACCCCCGCTAATCCCAAACGAGGACGAATCCGAGAAACAAGAAGTCGAAGAGGGGTTCTTCACCTCACTCGGCAAGCTAATCGGAGGAGCAAACTCATCCGTTGCAGAGATCGTCGGTGCAGCATTTTCCAGGAAGAAGCGCCCAAACGTCCACCAATACCAGCAGGGCAGAGCAAGCCCCTGGCCAGTGCAAGAAAGCTACGCCATCCCGCGTGATGAGACGCCTCCGGTGGTGGACACGAGGACACCGACCCCTCGCAAGAACTACGCTTTCATGTCCAAGGAGCCGGAGAAGATCCACCACATCCGGCAGGGCCGGGCCCCATACAACGGCTGGAACAACGGAGAATCgcctcagcagcagcaacagcagcaacagcaggtgCATCACCAGCAGTACCTGCAGCACAACAGGCAGTACTCCCTGGGGCCGCAGACGTTCTACGAGCCGAGCTGCGAGGCGACGAACGAGATCGTCTTCGGGGCGGTGCAGGAGGTGGACAGCGCGCGCCGCGCCGTGGAGATCAAGCCGGTGAACCACTGCGACGCGGTGGCCTACGAGCAGAGCGGGCTGCGCTACCGCAGCGGCGGCTACATGGGCTAG